The genomic region cttaCCCTCTTCAGGCTCACTGATCTCGTCCTCAGCTTGCATCTCCGCTGCCTTGCTTGCTTCCTCGACAACCAATGTAACTTCCATCTTGGTATCGAAGCCGACATAGGAGTCGCAGATAACGTGCAAAACAAAGGTGTAGTGACCAGCTTGAGGAGGTGCGGCGAATTGAGCCTTGAGAGTCTGCATGTTGAAAGTAGGCTTGCcctcatcatcgataataGGCTGATCAAACTTGGCGAAGTGGAAAGGAGGAACAGCCATCTTGCCTTGCTTAGAGTCGCTAAGGAAAGCGTGCCATTGAGGAGAGTGATCACGGGCATAGTAAGGTGCGTGCGTCAGAGGGGGCAGGATTGACTCCTCCTCGATAGGAATAAGCTTGCCGTCAGGGCCCTTGatagtcttcttcttgcgtCCGTTGATAGCCTCGATATCGTCCTCAGCCGGGTCAATGTCCTCGAGATCCAGCTCGTTGACAGGAGGAATGTTCTCAGTACCAGGAGGAATGAAGCGGCCCTTGATGACAAGGGAAACCAGTGACGAAGGGATAATAAAGCGCTCTCCAGTAACCTTGAAGAAAGCCCTAGATACACGGAAGAAGGGAATCTGCTTAGCGACACCAATCGCGGTCTGGTATTGCTCCTCAGTCAGGAGGCCCTTTCCAACAGCAAGCTGTCTGCGCTGTGCGTCTGGTCGATCCATAAATCGGTGGACAGGCATGTGTGTTTTGGAGTCACCTTCGATAGCACGAGCGATCTCGGGAGTGATGTGGGGaagctggagaagaggagaggcgTGGGGTGCAACAGCTTGGATCAGGTTCTGGCTGGTATAGAACGAGTTGGCAATAGGACCAATGTTTCCGTAGGCGAGAGTGATAGCGTTGAAGGACTGGTTGAGGGCGCGGGCGATAGGGCCAACCTGgaacttggccttggtcaGAGCAGGGTCGTCGAGCTCAACACGGCCAAGGTAAGCCCAGAGAAGGGCGAGGGCCTTTCGTCGAACGCCGTtgtcaagatcctcgagagcctccttgtccttgagcgACATGCCAGAAGCAGTGGGCCCGACCTCGCTTTCAGCTGTAATTCGGGACTCGATCTTGGAAAGACCAGATTCGCCCTTGTCGCCCTTCAGAATCTCCTCGAACTCCTTGCCAGCGCTGAGAGCAGTGATGATGCCGCCCTCCTCGATTTCGTCGTCGTATTGTCGGAACAGGTTGTTGGCGCTCTCCATCAGGACACCTTCCTTGGACATTCTCTTGGTGCCATACCACCATGATCCAACGAGCCAGGGCAGAAGAACTCCAAGAAGCATAGTGTACAGAAGAACGACATACTTGCCGTTACCATCGGAGACCATAAACTGGGGAAGAGCAATTCCCATGCTAAAGCTCTGTTTTCCATCGGGGTGGCCATATTGGATGTAGTTGTTGCGCACGTCTTCGTCGGTGAGCGCTTGATAGGCCTTGGTGAGTTCGACGTAGAAGTCGTTGAGGGATTCAACAGTCTCGTTCTTGGCTGGGTCAGGTCGAACCTTATCGGGATGGAACTTGAGGGAGAGTCGCTTGTAGTGCGACTTGATTTGCTTCTCATTGAGAGACTAGCAACAATTGTGTCAGCAATGTCATTTCAGCACGATATAG from Fusarium oxysporum Fo47 chromosome III, complete sequence harbors:
- a CDS encoding Sec63 Brl domain-containing protein, which translates into the protein MSSDYSYDEQGQFFPFFILTLTGIVTVPLTYTLLRPNRDQDALAPRIKTNYKSEHAATVESLKSAQKRSQWRVKRVIFVIIGWALMAGMAYLIMVTQRTVPKLWNPYDILGISESLNEKQIKSHYKRLSLKFHPDKVRPDPAKNETVESLNDFYVELTKAYQALTDEDVRNNYIQYGHPDGKQSFSMGIALPQFMVSDGNGKYVVLLYTMLLGVLLPWLVGSWWYGTKRMSKEGVLMESANNLFRQYDDEIEEGGIITALSAGKEFEEILKGDKGESGLSKIESRITAESEVGPTASGMSLKDKEALEDLDNGVRRKALALLWAYLGRVELDDPALTKAKFQVGPIARALNQSFNAITLAYGNIGPIANSFYTSQNLIQAVAPHASPLLQLPHITPEIARAIEGDSKTHMPVHRFMDRPDAQRRQLAVGKGLLTEEQYQTAIGVAKQIPFFRVSRAFFKVTGERFIIPSSLVSLVIKGRFIPPGTENIPPVNELDLEDIDPAEDDIEAINGRKKKTIKGPDGKLIPIEEESILPPLTHAPYYARDHSPQWHAFLSDSKQGKMAVPPFHFAKFDQPIIDDEGKPTFNMQTLKAQFAAPPQAGHYTFVLHVICDSYVGFDTKMEVTLVVEEASKAAEMQAEDEISEPEEDSLAGQMHVLKTGQTPKTRRRDSDDSEDESGTDEEEDDTSATNTDTEDES